From the genome of Buchnera aphidicola (Muscaphis stroyani), one region includes:
- the tgt gene encoding tRNA guanosine(34) transglycosylase Tgt — protein MNFTLISQDSNARLGFFSYNNQIIETPIFMPVGTYGAVRSITTKEIEKIGAQIILSNSFHLYFKPGMNTIKLHGGLHNFMNWSGPILTDSGGFQFFSLSKFCMSREDGVMITNHLNGSKFFMTPEISMKIQLDLGSNIVMIFDECISYTRDWIKTKNSMEKSLNWAKKSRIFFDAQNNKNLLFGIIHGGIYPSLRDISLNELVKINFDGYAIGGLAVGESKSEMNELLDHICPKMPKNKPRYLMGVGKPEDLIEGVSRGIDMFDCVIPTRNARNGYLFVTDGIIKIRNKKYKNDISVLDKQCNCYTCLNYTRSYLHHLDSCNEILGARLNTIHNLHYYNTLMLNIRNAIKQKKFNQFKSNFYSQRKFL, from the coding sequence ATGAATTTTACACTTATCTCTCAAGATAGTAATGCTAGATTGGGTTTTTTTTCTTACAACAATCAAATAATTGAAACTCCTATTTTTATGCCTGTTGGAACTTATGGCGCGGTAAGAAGTATTACGACCAAGGAAATTGAAAAAATTGGTGCTCAAATTATTTTGAGTAATTCTTTTCATTTGTATTTTAAACCTGGAATGAATACTATAAAATTACATGGTGGTTTACATAATTTTATGAATTGGTCAGGCCCTATTCTTACTGATTCTGGAGGATTTCAGTTTTTTAGTTTATCGAAATTTTGCATGTCCAGAGAAGATGGTGTAATGATTACAAACCATCTTAATGGAAGTAAATTTTTTATGACTCCAGAAATTTCAATGAAAATTCAATTAGATTTAGGATCAAATATTGTAATGATTTTTGATGAATGCATTTCATATACAAGAGACTGGATTAAAACTAAAAATTCCATGGAAAAATCATTAAATTGGGCAAAAAAAAGCCGTATTTTTTTTGATGCACAAAACAATAAAAATTTGTTATTTGGTATTATTCATGGAGGAATATATCCTTCTCTACGAGATATATCTTTAAATGAATTAGTAAAAATAAATTTTGATGGCTATGCCATCGGGGGCTTGGCAGTTGGAGAATCAAAATCGGAAATGAACGAATTATTAGATCATATTTGTCCTAAAATGCCAAAAAATAAACCAAGATATTTAATGGGAGTTGGAAAACCAGAAGATTTGATAGAAGGCGTTTCTCGTGGAATAGATATGTTCGATTGTGTAATTCCTACAAGAAATGCTAGAAATGGATATTTATTTGTTACTGATGGAATTATTAAAATTAGAAATAAAAAATATAAAAATGATATTTCTGTTTTAGATAAACAATGTAATTGCTATACTTGCCTTAATTATACTCGATCTTATTTGCATCATTTAGATTCTTGTAACGAAATATTAGGTGCTCGATTAAATACAATACACAACTTACACTATTATAATACTTTAATGTTGAATATAAGAAATGCAATAAAACAAAAAAAATTTAATCAATTTAAATCAAATTTTTACTCTCAAAGAAAATTTTTATAA
- a CDS encoding DedA family protein, whose protein sequence is MESWLTSFTTQSLTYSLIVVGTVSFLESLALIGLLLPGIVLMTTLGALIGDGKLLFYPAWISGIIGCLIGDWTSYYIGLRFKNWLYNLKFLKKNYTLLDKTKKILHKHSLITIIAGRFIGPTRPLIPMVAGMLKLPLKKFVLPSIIGCILWPPVYFFPGIVTGIAIKIPENNTENDYFKWYLLLISIFIWTGIWLASKWWKKKKNNYIDNSLFNQKKIGWLSIITLLLGFLSLIAIQFHPKMLIFREILSKILII, encoded by the coding sequence ATGGAATCTTGGTTAACATCTTTCACAACTCAATCTTTAACCTACTCATTAATAGTAGTAGGAACAGTGTCTTTTTTAGAATCTCTTGCTTTAATAGGTTTATTGCTTCCTGGAATTGTCTTGATGACAACGTTAGGAGCATTAATAGGAGATGGAAAATTATTATTTTACCCTGCTTGGATATCTGGAATAATAGGATGTCTAATTGGAGATTGGACTTCATATTATATCGGTTTACGTTTTAAAAACTGGCTATACAACCTTAAATTTTTGAAAAAAAACTATACACTTCTTGACAAAACAAAAAAAATATTACATAAACATAGCCTTATCACTATAATAGCTGGGAGATTTATAGGACCAACTAGACCTCTTATACCTATGGTTGCTGGAATGTTAAAGCTTCCTTTAAAAAAATTTGTTTTACCTAGTATAATAGGATGCATATTGTGGCCTCCAGTATATTTTTTTCCTGGTATTGTTACAGGAATAGCTATAAAAATACCTGAAAATAACACTGAAAATGATTATTTTAAATGGTACTTATTGCTTATTTCTATTTTTATATGGACTGGAATATGGTTAGCATCCAAATGGTGGAAAAAGAAAAAAAATAACTATATAGACAATTCACTTTTTAATCAAAAAAAAATTGGATGGTTATCTATAATAACATTATTATTAGGATTTTTAAGTTTAATTGCCATACAATTTCATCCAAAAATGTTAATTTTTAGAGAAATTTTATCTAAAATTTTAATTATATAA
- the nfo gene encoding deoxyribonuclease IV, with amino-acid sequence MKYIGAHVSASGGVEKAILRAYEIKATAFSFFTKNQRQWNSNSLTNNKINDFKKHCKKYQFSPIQILPHSSYLINLGHPLDILLEKSRSAFIDDVIRCDQLGLMFLNVHPGSHLNKITENMCLLRIAESINITLEQTKNIIIVIENTAGQGTNMGYCFEHLHQIIHNVNNKSRIGVCIDTCHLFASGYDLRSEKNCEKTFREFDKIIGFKYLKGIHLNDSKKNFNSHIDRHESLGLGKIGTTAFKWIMKNNIFNNIPIILETINPKIWKSEISWLKSCI; translated from the coding sequence ATGAAGTATATTGGGGCTCATGTTAGCGCCTCTGGTGGTGTAGAAAAAGCAATTCTTCGAGCATATGAAATTAAAGCAACAGCTTTTTCTTTTTTTACTAAAAATCAACGTCAATGGAATTCAAACTCATTAACAAATAACAAAATAAATGATTTTAAGAAACATTGCAAAAAATATCAATTTTCACCAATTCAAATTCTACCTCATAGTAGTTATTTGATTAATTTAGGTCATCCTTTAGACATTCTATTAGAAAAATCACGTTCTGCTTTTATTGATGATGTTATTCGTTGCGATCAACTAGGTTTAATGTTTTTAAATGTTCATCCAGGCAGTCATTTAAATAAAATTACTGAAAATATGTGTCTGTTAAGAATCGCTGAGTCAATAAATATTACTTTAGAGCAAACAAAAAATATAATTATAGTGATAGAAAATACTGCGGGACAAGGTACTAATATGGGATATTGTTTTGAACATTTGCATCAAATTATTCATAACGTTAATAATAAATCAAGAATTGGAGTATGCATAGATACCTGTCATTTATTTGCATCAGGATATGATTTACGTTCAGAAAAAAATTGTGAGAAAACTTTTCGAGAATTTGATAAAATCATAGGATTTAAATATTTAAAAGGTATTCATTTAAACGACTCTAAAAAAAATTTTAATAGTCATATTGATCGTCATGAAAGTTTAGGATTAGGAAAAATTGGAACTACTGCTTTTAAATGGATTATGAAGAATAACATTTTCAACAATATTCCTATTATATTAGAAACAATTAATCCCAAAATATGGAAATCAGAAATTTCTTGGCTTAAATCTTGCATCTAA
- the glyQ gene encoding glycine--tRNA ligase subunit alpha — protein sequence MKNYKNNFYDLILILQKYWSKQECTIFQPLDLPVGAGTFHPVTFLGAIGPEPIKAAYTQACRRPADGRYSKNPNRLQHYYQFQVIMKPPPENIQKMYLQSLNLLQINEKMHDIRFSEDNWENPTLGAWGIGWEVWLNGMEITQFTYFQQVGSLECDPVTVEITYGLERIAMHIQNVSDVYKLVWNTKNNNHITYGHIFKKNEIEQSQYNFQYSDINLLFNSFEQYIKEAEQLLSLKSPLLLVSYEKIIQANHIFNLLDARRAVSHNERQNYILRIRALTKKVAQHYFLERKKLGFPLC from the coding sequence ATGAAAAACTATAAAAATAATTTTTATGATTTAATTTTAATATTACAAAAATATTGGTCTAAACAAGAATGTACTATTTTTCAACCATTAGACCTTCCTGTTGGAGCGGGAACATTTCATCCAGTAACGTTTTTAGGAGCAATAGGACCTGAGCCAATTAAAGCAGCATACACTCAAGCTTGCAGACGACCTGCTGATGGAAGATATAGCAAGAATCCTAATCGATTACAACACTATTATCAATTTCAAGTTATCATGAAACCTCCACCTGAAAATATTCAAAAAATGTATCTACAATCATTAAATTTATTACAGATAAACGAAAAAATGCATGACATACGTTTTTCTGAAGATAATTGGGAAAATCCTACTTTAGGAGCTTGGGGGATTGGTTGGGAGGTATGGTTAAATGGAATGGAAATTACGCAATTTACGTATTTTCAACAAGTAGGTAGTTTAGAATGCGATCCGGTTACAGTAGAAATAACTTATGGATTAGAACGAATTGCAATGCATATTCAAAATGTATCTGATGTATATAAACTTGTTTGGAATACAAAAAACAATAATCATATTACTTACGGTCATATTTTTAAAAAAAATGAAATAGAACAATCTCAATATAATTTTCAATATTCTGATATTAATTTGTTATTCAATTCTTTTGAGCAATATATAAAAGAAGCTGAACAATTACTTTCTCTAAAATCACCTTTATTATTAGTTTCATATGAAAAAATAATACAAGCTAATCACATATTTAATCTGCTAGATGCCAGAAGAGCAGTTTCTCATAATGAACGTCAAAATTATATTTTGCGCATTAGAGCGCTCACTAAAAAAGTAGCTCAACATTATTTTTTAGAAAGAAAAAAATTAGGATTTCCTTTATGCTAA
- a CDS encoding peptidylprolyl isomerase has translation MKIWIILFLYICTSTVSALSNELEIDKIIAIVDDKIILKSDIEQFIFFIKQKEKHNKLSVQNDFIKNKILNKLILDTMILNEADKLNFFVTDEQVNHTIKNIAYKHNISVEQLKNNILFNENNNDFTYFDYFNQIKKLLKIQMIQDYKILSHIKIKKIELQKLFHEFDKRKKFDKINISYILLSLPKNKKQKIVKDQKTLAFYILKKIKNGCSFEELNKKYKINKNFFFLSNSWMNFNDVQNMLSHHLKFSKKGETLGPFLGSKGFYIIKVNDAKNYPEKYIKEFHIQHCLIKFSPILHEEEVKKSIFNIYNNIIKKVYNFDFAVKNFSHDFYSSRKKGDLGWISSLSLNPEFNNILLNLKINETSKPIKSELGWHIVKVLDKRDINYSLKIKKDKIYQMLLTKKIKFLRDKWIQELKKLAFIEVIK, from the coding sequence ATGAAAATATGGATTATACTATTTTTATATATCTGTACGAGCACAGTTTCAGCTTTATCTAATGAATTAGAAATTGATAAAATTATTGCTATTGTTGATGATAAGATCATATTGAAAAGCGATATAGAGCAATTTATTTTTTTTATAAAACAAAAAGAAAAGCATAATAAATTATCTGTACAAAATGATTTCATAAAAAACAAAATACTAAATAAATTAATATTAGATACAATGATTTTGAATGAAGCAGATAAACTAAATTTTTTTGTAACTGATGAACAAGTAAATCATACCATTAAAAATATTGCTTACAAACATAATATTAGTGTTGAGCAATTAAAAAATAATATTTTATTTAATGAAAATAATAATGATTTTACTTATTTTGATTATTTTAATCAAATTAAAAAATTATTAAAAATTCAAATGATACAAGATTATAAAATTTTAAGTCATATTAAAATCAAGAAAATAGAATTACAAAAATTGTTTCATGAATTTGATAAAAGAAAAAAATTTGATAAAATTAATATAAGCTATATTTTGTTATCTCTTCCTAAAAACAAAAAACAAAAAATAGTAAAAGATCAAAAAACATTAGCTTTTTATATACTTAAAAAAATTAAAAATGGGTGCTCTTTTGAGGAATTGAACAAAAAATATAAAATAAATAAAAATTTCTTTTTTTTGTCGAATTCTTGGATGAATTTTAATGATGTACAGAATATGCTTTCACATCATTTAAAATTTTCTAAAAAAGGAGAGACATTAGGTCCTTTTTTGGGGAGTAAAGGATTCTATATTATTAAAGTTAATGATGCTAAAAATTATCCAGAAAAATACATTAAAGAATTTCATATACAACATTGTTTAATAAAATTTTCTCCCATTTTACATGAGGAAGAAGTAAAAAAAAGTATTTTTAACATATACAACAATATAATAAAAAAAGTTTATAATTTTGATTTTGCAGTAAAAAACTTTTCTCATGATTTTTATTCTTCTCGTAAAAAAGGTGATTTAGGTTGGATATCAAGTTTATCATTAAATCCAGAATTCAATAATATATTATTAAATTTAAAAATTAATGAAACAAGTAAGCCCATTAAATCTGAATTAGGATGGCATATTGTTAAAGTTCTAGACAAAAGGGATATTAATTATTCTTTAAAAATAAAAAAAGATAAAATTTATCAAATGTTATTAACTAAAAAAATTAAATTTTTAAGAGATAAATGGATACAAGAATTAAAAAAATTAGCTTTTATAGAAGTAATAAAATAG
- the rplY gene encoding 50S ribosomal protein L25, with protein MLKINAIKRIKKGKSYSRKLRMQKKFPGILYGMNKIPVFLELDHNLIFNLQKKIEFYKENICLIIEEKKHIVKVQSIQRHAFKLKLLHIDFLYN; from the coding sequence ATGTTAAAAATAAACGCTATAAAAAGAATAAAAAAGGGTAAAAGTTACAGCAGAAAGTTACGCATGCAAAAAAAATTTCCAGGAATATTATACGGAATGAATAAAATTCCTGTTTTTCTTGAATTAGACCATAATCTTATTTTTAATTTACAAAAAAAAATAGAATTTTATAAAGAAAATATATGTTTAATAATTGAAGAAAAAAAACATATAGTTAAAGTTCAATCCATTCAAAGACATGCCTTTAAACTAAAATTATTACATATTGATTTCTTATATAATTAA
- a CDS encoding integration host factor subunit alpha, giving the protein MVLTKSEISDHLFEKLNLTKRDSKEFVEFFFEEVRKSLENGEDVKLSGFGNFRLKNKKERPGRNPKTGKKVSISSRRVVTFKAGQKLKNRIDNYLIKVKQ; this is encoded by the coding sequence ATGGTTTTGACAAAATCCGAAATTTCGGATCATTTATTTGAAAAATTAAATTTAACTAAAAGAGATTCAAAAGAATTTGTTGAATTTTTTTTCGAAGAAGTAAGGAAATCATTAGAAAATGGAGAGGATGTAAAGTTATCTGGATTTGGAAATTTTCGACTTAAAAATAAAAAAGAACGTCCTGGTCGAAATCCAAAAACAGGAAAAAAAGTATCTATTTCATCTAGACGTGTAGTAACTTTTAAAGCTGGTCAAAAATTAAAAAATAGAATTGATAACTATTTAATAAAAGTAAAGCAGTGA
- the glyS gene encoding glycine--tRNA ligase subunit beta: protein MLTKKENLTKNIFLIEIGTEEIPAALLYNIAHSFYINFIKELKLYNIFYESIHWFATPRRLALKIQGIDISEKIIIKNKKGPSIVNAFDKDGRPTNSAQLWARYCGININEAKRLKNNKGEWLFYQKKIKQESAVSLLPKCIEFSLKKICIEKTMRWERTNQKFCRPIRNIVMLLNDDVISSKIFNIPSNNILHNHLSSKEKKIIIKNAKEYPLILLQKEKIIANYNDRKQKIKKILEETVQKVNGTINLNNPLIEEATSSVESPIAFLANFKKKFLKIPKEILIYTIEKLQKCFTICNHKEEVLPYFIFISNISSKKPDQNIIGYEKVMHARLSDTEFFLKKDKKIKLKNYLPYLKNILFYQDLGSLYEKTFRLKFLMEWISQNTNNNIKNAIQAALLSKCDLISDMVYEFPELQGIIGMYYTCMDPEINEEVSIAIKEQYLPSFSGDKLPLSVIGASLSIADKMDTITGMFCINRIPTSNKDPFALRRLSIGILRIIIEKKIILDFKKLIKKSIFLHQKEVNCSKIYNQIIKFFMSRLFYLYEKKGYNIKIIQSVLSCKLTQLIDIHKRIKAISYFRTLSSSKSIITSIKRIHNIIENHNQENLKNINVHLIQEKEEKILLNKINKFIDETKNLFLNQKYKDILIKMHEFKNPINNFFEKVKIYHSNSEIKANRLAILRLIKKTFLKITNFKYLF from the coding sequence ATGCTAACAAAAAAAGAAAATTTAACAAAAAATATTTTTTTAATAGAAATAGGAACTGAAGAAATTCCAGCTGCACTTCTTTACAACATAGCTCATTCTTTTTACATAAATTTTATAAAAGAATTAAAATTATATAATATTTTTTATGAATCAATTCATTGGTTTGCTACTCCTAGAAGATTAGCTTTAAAAATCCAAGGTATTGATATTTCTGAAAAAATTATAATCAAAAATAAAAAAGGTCCATCTATTGTAAATGCTTTTGATAAAGATGGAAGACCTACAAATTCAGCTCAACTTTGGGCTCGATACTGTGGAATTAATATTAATGAAGCCAAACGTTTAAAAAATAATAAAGGAGAATGGCTTTTTTATCAAAAAAAAATAAAACAAGAATCAGCTGTGTCCTTACTTCCGAAATGTATTGAATTTTCTCTAAAAAAAATTTGCATTGAAAAAACAATGAGATGGGAAAGAACTAATCAAAAATTTTGTCGTCCTATTCGTAACATTGTTATGTTATTAAATGATGATGTAATTTCATCAAAGATATTTAATATTCCTTCCAATAATATTTTACATAATCATTTATCCTCAAAAGAAAAAAAAATAATAATTAAAAACGCTAAAGAATACCCTTTAATCCTGTTACAAAAAGAAAAAATAATAGCAAATTATAATGATAGAAAACAAAAAATTAAAAAAATTCTTGAAGAAACGGTTCAAAAAGTTAATGGAACTATAAATCTTAACAACCCTTTAATTGAAGAAGCCACTTCTTCAGTAGAATCTCCAATTGCATTTTTAGCGAATTTTAAAAAAAAATTTTTAAAAATTCCAAAAGAAATATTAATTTATACCATAGAAAAACTTCAAAAATGTTTTACAATATGCAATCATAAAGAAGAAGTTCTTCCATATTTTATATTTATTTCAAACATTAGTTCAAAAAAACCGGATCAAAATATTATAGGATATGAAAAAGTTATGCATGCAAGATTATCAGATACTGAGTTTTTTTTAAAAAAAGATAAAAAAATTAAATTAAAAAATTATCTACCATATCTTAAAAATATTTTATTTTATCAAGATCTTGGATCTTTATATGAAAAAACATTTCGTTTAAAATTTCTCATGGAGTGGATTTCTCAGAATACAAATAATAATATAAAAAACGCAATTCAAGCAGCGCTTCTTTCTAAATGTGATTTAATAAGCGACATGGTATATGAATTTCCAGAATTACAAGGTATTATAGGTATGTATTACACCTGTATGGATCCAGAAATCAATGAAGAAGTTTCTATTGCTATTAAAGAGCAATATTTGCCATCTTTTTCAGGTGATAAATTACCATTAAGCGTTATAGGTGCATCATTATCTATTGCAGACAAGATGGACACTATAACTGGTATGTTTTGTATTAATAGAATTCCTACTTCAAATAAAGATCCGTTTGCATTAAGGCGCTTATCAATAGGAATACTTCGTATTATAATAGAAAAAAAAATAATTTTAGATTTTAAAAAATTAATAAAAAAAAGTATTTTTTTACATCAAAAAGAAGTTAATTGTTCAAAAATTTACAATCAAATAATTAAATTTTTTATGTCGCGATTGTTTTATTTATATGAAAAAAAAGGATATAATATTAAAATTATACAATCAGTATTATCATGTAAATTAACACAACTGATAGATATTCATAAAAGAATTAAAGCAATATCTTATTTCCGGACTTTAAGTTCGTCAAAATCAATTATAACATCAATTAAAAGAATACATAATATAATAGAAAATCATAACCAAGAAAATTTAAAAAATATTAACGTTCATTTAATTCAAGAAAAAGAAGAAAAAATTTTACTCAACAAAATTAATAAGTTTATTGATGAAACCAAAAATCTTTTTTTAAATCAAAAATATAAAGATATCTTAATAAAGATGCATGAATTTAAAAATCCTATAAATAATTTTTTTGAAAAGGTCAAAATATATCATTCTAATTCTGAAATAAAAGCAAACAGGTTAGCGATATTAAGATTAATAAAAAAAACTTTTTTAAAAATTACAAATTTTAAATATTTATTCTAA
- the pheT gene encoding phenylalanine--tRNA ligase subunit beta, which yields MKFSEEWLHQWVNPPINIDQLCDQMTDFGLEIEHRYKFRPLFQDVVVGKIVHCVPHFKSDKLKVTKVDVGSKDLLNIVCGATNCRSGIKVAVASVGAILPNNLKIKIKKIQNELSEGMICSFFELGIFNRSNTIIELNEKAIVGSNVNDYFRLKDNIIKISILPNQSDNLSILGIARNVAAINELSKPVLKTKNIVNDIKNIFCINIKDTQECLNYMGRIIKNVNIKIETPFWMKKKLFLCDSLSDNVIKNIISYVLIEIGQPLNVLNSDKISQSITIRMSKNKEEFFYKKNETFILNKNIIVISDNKKILSIPGNTNSYLCDFDNNCKNIFLSSYLISKQSIFDIIETTKINKILEYYKHGIDSEMQYYALEYATDLILKICGGNSGPIVIDKTNDARFKNKKIKMYLIKLNKISGIFIDNKTISNILKRLDYIFTFKQTYWEVIAPSWRFDILIEEDVINDILRIYGYNNIPSFPLKENLNIKPVNSKIKDNFSEISSSLLINKGYYEAITYGFVDPHVQNLIFPNQEKLLISNPISKDTSSMRLSLWPGLIKTVSYNQNRNQDSIRFFEIGLCFSLNSQKNLEINQDLFLGAAISGKYSKDHWDYTSKKVDFYDLKGDLECVFELICGLKNIEFRKNNITGLHPEQCASIYFQNNFIGNIGAIDPRLENQLNLNDSVFVFEICLDKITFFKLDTIEKISKFPISRRDISILISDNIIISDILRACEKFFIDKKVEINLFDVYSCTKFLNTQKSIGISFTFQDQKKTLKENEINLMIDSCLKELNKKFQVILRK from the coding sequence ATTTTGGATTGGAAATAGAACATAGATATAAATTTAGACCCTTGTTTCAAGATGTTGTAGTTGGAAAAATAGTCCATTGTGTGCCTCACTTTAAATCAGATAAATTAAAAGTTACAAAAGTAGATGTTGGAAGTAAAGATTTGTTAAACATTGTATGTGGAGCTACTAATTGCCGAAGTGGAATTAAAGTAGCAGTAGCAAGTGTTGGTGCTATTTTACCTAATAATTTAAAAATTAAAATAAAAAAGATACAAAATGAATTATCAGAAGGTATGATTTGTTCCTTTTTTGAATTAGGAATATTTAATCGAAGTAATACCATTATTGAGTTAAATGAAAAAGCCATTGTAGGATCTAATGTCAATGATTATTTTAGATTGAAAGACAATATCATTAAAATTTCTATTTTACCTAATCAATCTGATAATTTAAGTATTTTAGGAATAGCTCGAAACGTAGCAGCGATAAATGAGTTATCTAAACCAGTTTTAAAAACTAAAAATATTGTTAATGATATTAAAAATATATTTTGTATTAATATTAAAGATACACAAGAATGTTTAAATTACATGGGAAGAATTATTAAAAATGTTAACATTAAAATTGAAACTCCATTTTGGATGAAAAAAAAACTATTTCTTTGTGATTCTTTATCTGATAATGTTATTAAAAATATTATAAGCTATGTATTAATTGAAATAGGACAGCCATTAAATGTTTTAAATTCAGATAAAATTTCTCAGTCGATCACTATAAGAATGTCCAAAAATAAAGAAGAATTTTTTTATAAAAAAAATGAAACATTTATCTTAAATAAAAATATAATAGTTATATCTGATAATAAAAAAATACTTTCAATTCCTGGAAATACTAATTCTTATCTTTGTGATTTTGATAATAATTGTAAAAATATATTTTTAAGTTCATATTTAATCAGTAAACAATCAATTTTTGATATTATTGAAACTACTAAGATAAATAAGATATTAGAATATTACAAGCATGGAATTGATTCTGAAATGCAATATTATGCTTTAGAATATGCTACTGATTTGATTTTAAAAATATGCGGCGGAAATTCTGGACCTATTGTAATAGATAAAACAAATGATGCACGTTTTAAAAATAAAAAAATTAAAATGTATTTAATTAAGTTAAATAAAATATCTGGAATTTTTATTGATAATAAAACCATTTCTAATATTTTAAAGCGTCTTGATTATATATTTACTTTTAAACAAACATACTGGGAAGTTATCGCTCCTAGTTGGAGATTTGATATATTAATTGAAGAAGATGTAATAAACGATATTCTTCGAATATATGGTTATAATAATATTCCTTCTTTTCCATTAAAAGAAAATTTAAATATTAAACCAGTAAATAGTAAGATAAAAGATAATTTTTCTGAAATATCATCTTCTTTATTAATTAATAAAGGTTATTATGAAGCTATAACTTATGGGTTTGTAGATCCTCATGTTCAAAATTTAATTTTTCCCAATCAAGAAAAATTATTAATATCTAATCCTATATCTAAAGACACATCATCCATGCGTTTATCTTTATGGCCTGGTTTGATAAAAACAGTATCTTATAATCAAAATCGTAATCAAGATAGCATTCGTTTTTTTGAGATCGGACTGTGTTTTTCTTTAAATTCTCAAAAAAATCTTGAAATCAATCAAGATCTTTTTTTAGGAGCCGCAATAAGTGGAAAATATTCTAAAGATCATTGGGATTATACTTCAAAAAAAGTAGATTTTTATGATTTAAAAGGAGATTTAGAATGTGTGTTTGAATTAATATGTGGCTTAAAAAATATAGAATTTAGAAAAAATAATATAACAGGATTACATCCTGAACAGTGCGCTTCTATTTATTTTCAAAACAATTTTATTGGAAATATTGGAGCAATTGATCCAAGATTAGAAAATCAATTAAATTTAAATGATTCGGTTTTTGTATTTGAAATTTGTTTAGATAAAATCACATTTTTTAAATTAGATACAATAGAAAAAATTTCAAAATTTCCCATTAGTCGTCGTGATATTTCAATATTAATATCAGATAATATTATTATTTCAGATATTTTACGAGCATGCGAAAAGTTTTTTATTGATAAAAAAGTAGAAATTAATCTTTTTGACGTGTATTCTTGTACAAAATTTTTGAATACACAAAAAAGTATAGGAATCAGTTTTACTTTTCAAGATCAAAAAAAAACGCTAAAAGAAAATGAAATTAATTTAATGATTGACTCTTGTTTAAAAGAATTAAATAAAAAATTTCAAGTGATTTTAAGGAAATAA
- a CDS encoding S-adenosylmethionine:tRNA ribosyltransferase-isomerase, protein MVNVLITNFYFPKKRLIMLVDSFVSCKNKINAYREAIKNKYCF, encoded by the coding sequence ATAGTTAATGTATTAATTACCAACTTTTATTTTCCAAAAAAAAGATTAATTATGTTAGTAGATTCTTTCGTTAGTTGCAAAAATAAAATAAATGCATATCGTGAAGCCATTAAAAACAAATATTGTTTTTAG
- the yajC gene encoding preprotein translocase subunit YajC gives MSFFIQNAMASENTSSEGNSYSLIFMLVIFLLFFYFVLFRPQQKKAQEHKNLMNSITKDDEVITTSGLVGRVNKVTKNGYVLLSLNNETEVCIKKNFIASVIPKGTLNSLL, from the coding sequence ATGAGCTTTTTTATTCAAAATGCAATGGCTTCTGAAAATACATCCTCTGAAGGTAATTCTTATTCTTTAATTTTTATGTTAGTTATTTTTTTGTTGTTTTTTTATTTTGTGCTTTTTCGTCCTCAACAAAAAAAAGCTCAAGAACATAAAAATCTTATGAATTCTATTACTAAAGATGATGAAGTCATAACGACTAGCGGTTTAGTTGGTCGAGTAAATAAAGTTACAAAAAATGGATACGTTTTACTTTCGTTAAATAATGAAACAGAAGTATGCATAAAAAAAAATTTTATAGCATCTGTGATTCCAAAAGGAACTTTAAATTCTTTACTATAA